The following proteins are encoded in a genomic region of Gloeomargarita sp. SKYB120:
- a CDS encoding pentapeptide repeat-containing protein: MVRGWLIGELSSQAGVSPQTIRFYEREGLLAPPERNKSGYRLYPPESLTRLWFIQHCKQFGLSLEDIKQLVQLQAQGIDPCGSFRRLVKERLAMLSQQMQQLQATHQAISQRLEWLLTRLPETDRRMNGSRTLTQWLAEAANPTPVPPSPTPATSNREQLLQRYGAGERNFQGWDLLQVNLAGVNLSGVDLSRAHLMLANLAEVVLENSRLIGANLTGADAIGGYFRHSQMIGAVMIGTDLSEADLMAANLVGANLGGANLTAANLQEANLSEALLIGANLREANLMGASLWGANLSGADLTGARLDPNSLSTANLWGATLPSGELYPPSLEMP; the protein is encoded by the coding sequence ATGGTACGGGGCTGGTTGATTGGGGAATTGAGTAGCCAGGCGGGGGTGTCGCCCCAGACGATTCGGTTCTACGAGCGGGAGGGCCTGCTGGCGCCGCCAGAGCGCAACAAGAGTGGCTATCGGCTGTATCCTCCGGAATCCCTGACCCGCCTGTGGTTTATCCAGCACTGTAAACAATTTGGCCTGTCGCTGGAGGACATCAAGCAACTGGTGCAACTGCAGGCCCAGGGAATTGACCCCTGCGGGAGTTTCCGGCGTTTGGTCAAGGAACGCCTGGCGATGCTCTCCCAACAAATGCAACAGTTGCAGGCGACCCACCAGGCAATTAGCCAGCGGTTGGAGTGGCTGTTGACGCGGTTGCCGGAGACGGACCGCCGCATGAATGGGAGCCGGACGCTGACACAATGGTTGGCGGAGGCCGCTAATCCGACCCCCGTGCCTCCATCGCCCACCCCGGCCACTTCGAACCGCGAACAGTTGTTGCAGCGCTATGGGGCTGGGGAACGGAATTTCCAGGGATGGGACCTGCTCCAGGTGAATCTGGCGGGGGTGAACCTGAGCGGCGTGGACTTGAGCCGTGCGCACCTGATGCTGGCGAATTTGGCTGAGGTAGTTTTGGAGAACAGCCGGTTGATTGGCGCTAATCTTACGGGCGCTGATGCGATTGGGGGCTATTTTCGCCATAGCCAGATGATTGGAGCGGTGATGATTGGCACGGACCTGAGTGAAGCGGATCTCATGGCGGCCAATTTGGTGGGTGCCAATCTAGGCGGGGCCAATCTGACAGCGGCCAATCTGCAGGAGGCTAATTTGAGCGAGGCGCTGCTGATCGGGGCAAATTTACGCGAGGCCAATCTGATGGGCGCGTCGTTGTGGGGTGCGAACCTGAGCGGCGCGGACTTGACGGGCGCCCGTTTAGACCCCAACAGCCTGTCAACGGCGAATCTGTGGGGAGCCACGCTACCCAGCGGCGAGCTGTACCCGCCTTCGCTAGAAATGCCATGA
- a CDS encoding tubulin-like doman-containing protein: MAEYQGMTPSIVVGLGGTGKEVIMKIRRMIVETYGSLDALPIVSFLHVDTEQNAKVSEPQVVLKQDISLRPVEQVWAKVDNAKAILNRIADYDYLTEWFPPELTGTDSILAGAGQIRALGKFAFTVNYQTIKNAFANARARIVGHEKFMLDRWGVQLDKGINIFIVCSLSGGTGSGMVLDMAYNVREWVPPSDLPQTCAFLVLPGAFSGLGDRVIANAYAALMELDHYSRPNTRFETQYSHNIADRISSQNAQDTPFGFCYLVGNSNDKVTLPTLEAVLEMVAQNIFLDFSSGFSQYKKLVRDNIRKHWSSPDPLGFPQNYITFGLASIQFPVQRVLNACASRLAVALVDWWANPTPAPTAMRDVIKTEILPNLGLAESENNHQLLDSISVGDNMKPYSKEVSDWVASLRKRRNDLNIPFENLQRFISVEEEKYRVHFNDADSDPRRWSDYFQKMWDNLNRLIPQKTRELRETVAQMVEDRFRGPKWTRQFLEVLMEVWLEFRTTFDQSRQKEWLARERSASQALQILLKQIDNHARQVMLLNRKKVIDDDFNAIMQALESLYVSKVEVKARALAIPLLDALREETQRLLNDLNNFDRNLENLRRQLAEREEVYTRETSTLTVNGILLYDPKDIEQIYQKTLANRGDSVFQSMTQDIWGGMGGRLFDLHTFEHLRQQDLYQRILNRAIDEFSNSEQLKVSVAEKFIAQYPTVEQQEAQLKSTFEKSEAFLRFSQEQARLGWDDRPEKRQTLVGIQGGNKPTDPAVAALLPLLRKATTLTDKDIRPYNDPHHIYFVREIGAFPLRLIEGMERMRTIYRTVAQMDRNPLHTHHNRQQFADIMPASSEEIQLRENLVLGRVFQLLTESQNQITGYTEIKLNYRDSATGLARSLNLGSTWEEAEQYLLADQNRRARELLNDEIQKILKQATTKDAKRALYEQLMSYLQTVEQTVVGGRDNPEYQRVEEAISNCVRTYRLFEPGMTTSSTPKSTATPTVSKSTSTSRPVAEPAISGTDSALEKFTKLVEACFKGGKKPSDKELDILDKLREKYGVSKEKAQEIIARYQPKQNDPELAAYEYALMFRAFLENDGEIGLEERAQLLELQEELGLTDEQVATIEANIRDELGLA, translated from the coding sequence ATGGCGGAATACCAAGGCATGACCCCCAGCATCGTGGTGGGACTGGGCGGCACCGGCAAGGAAGTCATCATGAAAATCCGGCGGATGATTGTCGAGACCTACGGCAGTTTGGATGCGTTGCCGATTGTCTCTTTCCTGCACGTGGACACGGAACAAAACGCCAAGGTGTCGGAACCCCAGGTGGTGTTGAAACAAGATATTTCCCTGCGACCGGTGGAGCAAGTTTGGGCCAAAGTCGATAACGCCAAGGCTATTTTGAATCGCATCGCCGACTACGACTATCTCACCGAATGGTTTCCCCCCGAACTTACTGGTACGGACTCCATCTTGGCGGGCGCGGGGCAAATCCGAGCGCTGGGAAAATTCGCCTTTACCGTCAATTACCAGACCATCAAAAACGCCTTTGCCAATGCCCGTGCTCGCATTGTCGGTCATGAAAAATTCATGCTGGACCGCTGGGGCGTGCAACTGGATAAAGGCATCAACATTTTCATCGTGTGTTCCCTCAGCGGCGGGACGGGTTCTGGCATGGTGCTGGATATGGCCTACAACGTGCGGGAATGGGTGCCGCCGTCGGATTTACCCCAAACCTGTGCGTTTCTGGTGTTGCCGGGGGCCTTTTCGGGTCTGGGGGACCGCGTGATTGCCAATGCCTACGCCGCCCTGATGGAACTCGACCACTACTCCCGTCCCAACACGCGTTTTGAAACGCAATACAGCCACAACATTGCCGACCGGATCAGCAGTCAAAACGCGCAAGATACCCCCTTTGGTTTTTGTTACCTGGTGGGCAACAGCAACGACAAGGTCACCCTGCCCACTTTAGAGGCCGTTTTGGAAATGGTGGCCCAGAATATCTTTTTGGATTTCTCGTCTGGGTTTAGCCAATACAAAAAGCTGGTGCGGGACAACATTCGCAAGCACTGGTCCAGCCCTGACCCCCTTGGGTTTCCACAAAACTACATCACCTTTGGGTTGGCGAGTATCCAATTTCCGGTACAGCGGGTGCTCAATGCCTGTGCGTCACGGTTGGCCGTTGCACTCGTCGACTGGTGGGCCAATCCCACGCCGGCTCCGACGGCGATGCGGGATGTGATCAAAACAGAAATCTTACCCAACTTGGGCCTGGCCGAATCCGAAAACAATCACCAATTGCTGGATAGCATCAGCGTGGGCGACAACATGAAACCCTACAGCAAAGAAGTGTCGGATTGGGTGGCCAGCCTGCGCAAGCGTCGCAATGATTTAAACATTCCCTTTGAGAATTTGCAGCGGTTTATTTCAGTGGAGGAAGAAAAATATCGGGTGCATTTTAACGATGCCGATAGCGACCCCCGCCGCTGGAGTGATTACTTCCAAAAGATGTGGGATAACCTAAACCGGCTGATTCCCCAGAAAACCAGAGAACTGCGAGAGACAGTGGCACAGATGGTCGAAGACCGGTTCCGGGGGCCGAAATGGACGCGCCAGTTTTTAGAAGTCTTGATGGAAGTTTGGCTGGAGTTTCGCACCACCTTTGACCAGTCTCGCCAGAAGGAGTGGTTAGCCCGCGAGCGTTCCGCTAGTCAAGCCCTGCAAATCCTGCTCAAACAGATTGATAACCACGCCCGCCAGGTGATGCTGCTGAATCGCAAAAAAGTGATTGATGATGACTTCAACGCCATTATGCAGGCGCTGGAGTCCCTGTACGTATCCAAAGTTGAAGTCAAGGCGCGGGCGCTGGCGATTCCCCTGCTCGATGCCCTGCGCGAAGAAACCCAACGCCTGCTCAACGACCTGAATAACTTTGATAGAAACCTAGAGAATTTACGGCGGCAATTGGCGGAGCGGGAGGAAGTTTATACGCGCGAAACCAGCACCTTAACTGTCAATGGCATCCTACTCTATGACCCCAAAGACATCGAACAAATTTACCAAAAAACCCTAGCAAACCGGGGCGACAGTGTGTTTCAGAGCATGACCCAAGACATTTGGGGCGGGATGGGAGGACGCTTGTTTGATTTGCACACCTTTGAACACTTGCGGCAACAGGATTTGTATCAACGCATCCTCAACCGGGCGATTGACGAGTTCAGCAACAGTGAGCAACTCAAAGTTTCGGTGGCGGAGAAATTCATTGCCCAATATCCGACGGTGGAGCAACAGGAAGCCCAACTGAAAAGCACTTTTGAAAAAAGCGAAGCCTTTTTACGGTTCAGCCAGGAACAGGCGCGACTGGGTTGGGATGACCGCCCCGAAAAACGGCAAACCTTAGTGGGGATTCAAGGGGGCAATAAACCGACAGACCCCGCCGTCGCAGCGCTGCTACCCCTGCTGCGCAAAGCCACCACCTTGACGGACAAGGACATTCGGCCCTACAACGACCCCCACCACATCTATTTCGTGCGGGAAATTGGGGCGTTTCCCCTGCGCTTGATTGAGGGGATGGAACGGATGCGCACCATTTACCGAACCGTTGCCCAGATGGACCGCAATCCCCTGCATACTCACCACAATCGCCAGCAATTTGCCGACATCATGCCCGCTTCCAGCGAAGAAATTCAACTGCGGGAGAATTTGGTCTTGGGCCGCGTGTTTCAATTGCTCACCGAATCCCAAAATCAAATCACCGGCTACACGGAAATCAAGCTGAATTACCGGGATAGTGCGACGGGTTTAGCGCGGAGTTTGAACCTAGGGAGTACCTGGGAGGAAGCGGAGCAGTATTTATTAGCAGACCAGAACCGACGGGCGCGGGAATTGCTCAACGATGAGATCCAAAAAATTCTCAAGCAAGCGACCACCAAAGACGCCAAACGCGCCCTTTACGAACAGTTAATGAGCTACCTGCAAACCGTAGAACAAACGGTAGTAGGCGGGCGCGATAACCCCGAATACCAACGTGTCGAAGAAGCTATTAGCAACTGTGTGCGCACCTACCGCTTGTTTGAGCCGGGGATGACCACGAGTTCTACGCCCAAATCTACGGCAACGCCAACGGTGAGCAAGTCCACTTCTACATCTCGGCCCGTCGCTGAACCTGCTATCAGCGGCACCGATAGCGCCCTTGAAAAATTTACCAAGCTCGTCGAAGCCTGTTTCAAAGGAGGCAAAAAACCATCAGACAAAGAGTTAGACATCCTTGATAAATTGCGGGAAAAATACGGGGTGAGTAAGGAAAAAGCCCAAGAAATTATTGCCCGTTACCAGCCAAAGCAAAA